In Streptomyces sp. 840.1, one DNA window encodes the following:
- a CDS encoding YraN family protein — protein MNARGALGRYGEDLAARLLTDAGMSVLERNWRCRTGEIDIVALDGDALVICEVKTRRAGGFEHPMAAVTPAKADRLRRLAELWLDRHGGPPPGGVRIDLVGVLLPRRGAPLAEHARGVA, from the coding sequence ATGAACGCACGGGGGGCACTCGGGCGGTACGGCGAGGATCTGGCGGCGCGGCTGCTGACCGACGCCGGCATGTCCGTACTGGAGCGGAACTGGCGCTGTCGCACCGGCGAGATCGATATCGTCGCGCTGGACGGCGACGCGCTCGTCATCTGTGAGGTGAAGACGCGCAGGGCGGGTGGCTTCGAGCACCCGATGGCCGCCGTGACACCGGCCAAGGCGGACCGGCTGCGCCGGCTGGCCGAACTCTGGCTCGACCGGCACGGCGGTCCGCCGCCCGGTGGTGTGCGGATCGACCTGGTCGGCGTGCTGCTGCCCAGGCGCGGCGCGCCGCTGGCCGAGCACGCCAGGGGGGTGGCGTGA
- a CDS encoding methyltransferase domain-containing protein: MTPTLVRHHRHAESSAPVDTGSRARDWAEIQERMLAPLYEAVYRRLEVGAATRMLSLGCGSGLALLIAAGRGAHVTGIDADRERLALARTRLLPDPVGDAGTTAAGPLLLDGVPAVAAGHQPYGLITAFTPIGCSADDAEELVGSLGAAVPLAARGSTVVLTGWGPPERCATAAVLRVAARLAEGTGSSPGAGGWLGAQRDDLEDVALRTGLKPDGSGRVACPFGYADLDSAVRGLLSTRLFDAAVRATDRTQVEKEVAEALHPHLRRDGTVWMPNVFRYLVCTT; the protein is encoded by the coding sequence ATGACACCAACGCTCGTCCGGCACCACAGGCACGCGGAGTCGTCCGCTCCGGTGGACACCGGGTCCCGGGCCCGTGACTGGGCCGAGATCCAGGAACGGATGCTCGCGCCGCTGTACGAGGCGGTGTACCGGCGGCTGGAAGTGGGGGCCGCCACCCGAATGCTCTCGCTCGGCTGCGGCTCCGGGCTCGCGCTGCTGATCGCGGCCGGCCGCGGAGCCCACGTCACCGGCATCGACGCCGACCGGGAGCGCCTCGCGCTCGCCCGCACCCGGCTGCTGCCGGACCCCGTGGGCGATGCCGGGACCACGGCCGCCGGGCCCCTGCTGCTGGACGGCGTCCCGGCCGTCGCGGCGGGCCACCAGCCGTACGGCCTGATCACCGCCTTCACGCCGATCGGCTGCTCGGCCGACGACGCGGAGGAACTGGTGGGATCGCTCGGTGCGGCGGTGCCGCTGGCGGCCCGGGGCAGCACGGTCGTGCTGACCGGCTGGGGCCCGCCCGAGCGGTGCGCCACGGCGGCGGTGCTGCGGGTGGCGGCCCGGCTCGCGGAGGGGACGGGTTCCTCCCCCGGTGCGGGCGGCTGGCTGGGCGCGCAGCGCGACGACCTGGAGGACGTGGCGCTGCGGACCGGGCTGAAGCCGGACGGCTCCGGGCGGGTGGCGTGCCCGTTCGGCTACGCGGACCTGGACAGCGCGGTCCGGGGTCTGCTCTCGACCCGGCTGTTCGACGCCGCGGTACGGGCGACGGACCGGACCCAGGTGGAGAAGGAGGTGGCGGAGGCCCTGCACCCGCACCTGCGCCGGGACGGCACCGTCTGGATGCCCAACGTGTTCCGCTACCTCGTCTGCACGACGTAG
- the rpsP gene encoding 30S ribosomal protein S16 — MAVKIKLKRLGKIRSPHYRIVVADSRTRRDGRAIEEIGLYHPVQNPSRIEVNAERAQYWLSVGAQPTEPVLAILKLTGDWQAHKGLPAPAPLLQPEPKADKRALFEALTKDTAEESKGEAITQKAKKADKKADEAADAAAPAESTEA; from the coding sequence GTGGCAGTCAAGATCAAGCTGAAGCGTCTGGGCAAGATCCGTTCGCCTCACTACCGCATCGTCGTCGCCGACTCCCGTACCCGCCGTGATGGCCGGGCCATCGAGGAGATCGGCCTGTACCACCCGGTACAGAACCCCTCGCGCATCGAGGTCAACGCAGAGCGCGCGCAGTACTGGCTGTCCGTCGGCGCCCAGCCGACCGAGCCGGTTCTCGCGATCCTGAAGCTCACCGGTGACTGGCAGGCCCACAAGGGCCTTCCCGCCCCCGCGCCGCTTCTGCAGCCGGAGCCCAAGGCTGACAAGCGCGCCCTGTTCGAGGCCCTGACCAAGGACACCGCTGAGGAGTCCAAGGGCGAGGCCATCACGCAGAAGGCGAAGAAGGCCGACAAGAAGGCGGACGAGGCTGCTGACGCAGCTGCGCCCGCCGAGTCGACCGAGGCCTGA
- the lepB gene encoding signal peptidase I: MNVSDVAGGARSGHGQSTKRVEQPADAAFDPVEGTPGPAAPEAARIPEQGGKRAKKPRPLWKELPLLIGVALVLALLIKTFLVQAFSIPSDSMQNTLQRGDRVLVDKLTPWFGSEPERGEVVVFHDPSGWLDGEPTPESNAVQTFLSFIGLMPSSQEKDLIKRTIAVGGDTVSCKKGGPVVVNGKPLDEPYIFPGGTPCDDMPFGPFKVPDGKIWVMGDHRQDSADSRYHMNDVNKGFVPVDDVVGRAFLVAWPVNRWATLPVPDTFDQPGINTAAALAPGALGIAGALPIVLLRRRRQTGGRTAG, from the coding sequence ATGAATGTGAGCGACGTGGCAGGCGGAGCGCGATCCGGACACGGGCAGTCCACTAAGAGGGTTGAGCAGCCTGCCGACGCTGCCTTCGACCCTGTGGAAGGGACACCGGGTCCGGCCGCGCCGGAGGCCGCGCGCATCCCGGAACAGGGCGGCAAGCGGGCGAAGAAGCCCCGCCCCCTCTGGAAGGAGCTGCCGCTCCTCATCGGTGTCGCGCTGGTGCTGGCGCTGCTGATCAAGACGTTTCTGGTGCAGGCGTTCTCGATTCCGTCGGATTCGATGCAGAACACCCTTCAGCGGGGTGACCGGGTGCTGGTCGACAAGCTGACCCCGTGGTTCGGTTCGGAGCCGGAGCGCGGTGAGGTCGTCGTCTTCCACGACCCGAGCGGCTGGCTGGACGGCGAGCCGACACCCGAGTCGAACGCGGTGCAGACCTTCCTCAGCTTCATCGGCCTGATGCCCTCGTCGCAGGAGAAGGACCTGATCAAGCGGACGATCGCGGTCGGCGGCGACACCGTGTCGTGCAAGAAGGGCGGCCCGGTCGTCGTCAACGGCAAGCCGCTGGACGAGCCGTACATCTTCCCCGGCGGCACGCCCTGTGACGACATGCCCTTCGGCCCGTTCAAGGTGCCCGACGGCAAGATCTGGGTGATGGGCGACCACCGCCAGGACTCCGCGGACTCGCGCTATCACATGAACGACGTGAACAAGGGCTTCGTGCCGGTGGACGACGTCGTGGGCCGGGCCTTCCTGGTCGCGTGGCCGGTCAACCGCTGGGCGACCCTGCCCGTCCCGGACACCTTCGACCAGCCGGGGATCAACACCGCGGCCGCGCTCGCTCCCGGTGCGCTCGGCATCGCCGGCGCCCTGCCGATCGTGCTTCTGCGCAGGCGGAGGCAGACCGGCGGGCGTACCGCCGGGTAG
- the lepB gene encoding signal peptidase I, which yields MAVGARSGHDEPEDRPDIPEDTEPAGTTADRAESDGEAPGSGSTARKKPRSFWKELPLLIGIALVLALLIKTFLVQAFSIPSDSMQNTLQRGDRVLVDKLTPWFGSEPERGEVVVFHDPGGWLENTPTADPNAVQKFLSFIGLMPSAEEKDLIKRVIAVGGDTVECKTNGPVEVNGKALDDKSFIFKGNTACNDEPFGPVKVPKGRIWVMGDHRQNSLDSRYHQGLPGGGTVSNDEVVGRAIVVAWPVNRWATLPVPKTFDQPGINAAAGLAPGALGFAGALPLVLWRRRSRAAAARQK from the coding sequence TTGGCGGTGGGCGCACGATCCGGACACGACGAACCCGAGGACCGGCCGGACATTCCGGAGGACACCGAGCCGGCCGGGACGACGGCGGACCGGGCGGAGAGTGACGGCGAGGCCCCGGGCAGTGGCAGTACGGCCCGGAAGAAGCCCCGTTCATTCTGGAAGGAACTGCCGCTCCTCATCGGTATCGCCCTGGTGCTGGCGCTGCTGATCAAGACGTTTCTGGTGCAGGCGTTCTCGATTCCGTCGGATTCGATGCAGAACACCCTTCAGCGGGGTGACCGGGTGCTGGTCGACAAGCTGACCCCGTGGTTCGGTTCGGAGCCGGAGCGCGGTGAGGTCGTCGTCTTCCACGACCCGGGCGGCTGGCTGGAGAACACCCCGACGGCCGACCCGAACGCGGTGCAGAAGTTCCTGAGCTTCATCGGGCTGATGCCGTCCGCCGAGGAGAAGGACCTGATCAAGCGGGTCATCGCGGTCGGCGGGGACACGGTGGAGTGCAAGACGAACGGCCCGGTCGAGGTCAATGGCAAGGCGCTGGACGACAAGTCGTTCATCTTCAAGGGGAACACCGCCTGCAACGACGAGCCGTTCGGCCCGGTCAAGGTGCCCAAGGGCCGTATCTGGGTGATGGGCGACCACCGTCAGAACTCCCTCGACTCCCGCTACCACCAGGGGCTGCCGGGTGGCGGCACCGTCTCCAACGACGAGGTCGTGGGCCGGGCCATCGTGGTCGCGTGGCCGGTCAACCGCTGGGCGACCCTGCCCGTGCCGAAGACCTTCGACCAGCCGGGGATCAACGCAGCGGCCGGGCTGGCTCCCGGTGCGCTCGGCTTCGCCGGCGCGCTGCCCCTCGTGCTCTGGCGCAGGCGGAGCAGGGCCGCGGCGGCGCGGCAGAAGTAG
- a CDS encoding NUDIX hydrolase — protein sequence MSTEQRKVSRLVLLDPDDRILLMHGFEPEDPASTWWFTPGGGLEGDETRERAALRELAEETGIRDVELGPLLWKRMCSFPFDGRRWEQDEWYFLARTAQTLTDTSGQTGLERRSVAGLRWWTSAELSATRETVYPTRLAGLLHTLLDEGPPRTPLVLAPEIA from the coding sequence GTGTCCACTGAGCAGCGCAAGGTCTCCCGCCTGGTACTCCTCGATCCGGACGACCGCATTCTGCTGATGCACGGCTTCGAACCGGAGGACCCCGCGAGCACCTGGTGGTTCACCCCCGGCGGCGGGCTGGAAGGCGATGAGACCCGGGAGCGGGCCGCGCTGCGCGAGCTGGCCGAGGAGACCGGGATCAGGGATGTCGAGCTGGGCCCGCTCCTCTGGAAGCGGATGTGCTCCTTCCCGTTCGACGGCCGGCGCTGGGAGCAGGACGAGTGGTACTTCCTCGCCCGCACGGCGCAGACCCTGACGGACACCAGTGGGCAGACCGGGCTGGAACGGCGCAGTGTCGCGGGCCTGAGGTGGTGGACCTCCGCCGAACTGTCGGCGACGCGTGAGACGGTGTACCCGACCAGACTCGCCGGGCTGCTGCACACGCTGCTCGACGAGGGTCCCCCGCGTACGCCGTTGGTTCTGGCTCCCGAAATCGCCTGA
- the lepB gene encoding signal peptidase I: MGNHGRRQDAADPGVPEGGPVSRSLPTRAERRRLARKVKRKRRRSAVQEIPLLITVAVVIALVLKTFLVQAFVIPSGSMEQTIRIGDRVLVDKLTPWFGSRPQRGDVVVFKNPSDWPPPNPVAAKESPVVIKQVKEALTFIGLLPSDDEQDLIKRVVAVGGDTVKCCDTDGRLMVNGQAVDEPYLYPGNPPSTIKFEVKVPAGRIFVMGDHRSNSADSRFHLDKTADGTVSEDAVVGRAVVIAWPVGHWSKLEERSAFSSVPDPRAGTAAGPGPSNSVSPDPNGMIRLPTPAELPLVMGVVGLHRLGRRRWYGIRSRCGGFGGGRTIRTRRTRGPAGHSGGHRAGRDDGGPGGE, encoded by the coding sequence ATGGGTAACCACGGGCGGCGGCAGGACGCCGCCGATCCCGGGGTGCCGGAGGGCGGGCCGGTGTCCCGCTCGCTGCCCACCCGGGCGGAGCGGCGCAGGCTGGCCCGCAAGGTGAAGCGGAAGCGGCGCAGATCGGCCGTCCAGGAGATACCCCTCCTCATCACCGTGGCGGTGGTGATCGCGCTGGTCCTCAAGACGTTCCTGGTGCAGGCCTTCGTCATCCCGTCGGGATCGATGGAACAGACCATCCGGATCGGCGACCGGGTCCTCGTGGACAAGCTGACCCCGTGGTTCGGTTCGCGGCCGCAGCGTGGCGATGTGGTCGTGTTCAAGAACCCCTCCGACTGGCCGCCGCCGAATCCGGTGGCGGCGAAGGAGTCACCTGTCGTCATCAAGCAGGTGAAGGAGGCGCTGACGTTCATCGGGCTGCTGCCGTCCGACGACGAACAGGACCTGATCAAACGGGTGGTCGCCGTCGGCGGCGACACGGTGAAGTGCTGTGACACGGACGGCCGTCTCATGGTCAACGGCCAGGCGGTCGACGAGCCCTATCTCTACCCCGGCAATCCCCCTTCCACGATCAAATTCGAGGTAAAGGTTCCAGCCGGACGAATCTTCGTGATGGGTGACCATCGCTCCAATTCCGCTGATTCACGTTTCCACCTGGACAAGACGGCCGACGGCACGGTCTCCGAAGATGCCGTAGTGGGACGGGCCGTGGTGATCGCCTGGCCCGTCGGGCACTGGTCGAAGCTGGAGGAACGTTCCGCGTTCTCCTCGGTCCCTGACCCGCGCGCCGGGACGGCGGCCGGCCCCGGGCCGTCGAATAGTGTGTCCCCGGATCCCAACGGAATGATCCGGCTCCCGACCCCTGCGGAACTCCCGCTCGTTATGGGAGTGGTTGGCCTGCACCGGCTGGGGCGCAGGCGGTGGTATGGAATAAGGAGCAGATGTGGGGGATTTGGCGGTGGGCGCACGATCCGGACACGACGAACCCGAGGACCGGCCGGACATTCCGGAGGACACCGAGCCGGCCGGGACGACGGCGGACCGGGCGGAGAGTGA
- the rimM gene encoding ribosome maturation factor RimM (Essential for efficient processing of 16S rRNA) translates to MQLVVARIGRAHGIKGEVTVEVRTDEPELRLGPGAVLATEPASTGPLTIETGRVHSGRLLLRFEGVRDRTAAEALRNTLLISEVDPEELPEDPEEFYDHQLMDLDVVLADGTEIGRITEITHLPSQDLFIVERPDGTEVMIPFVEEIVSEIDLEEQRAVITPPPGLIDESEAVVASSRDEEAAETAEGGKDD, encoded by the coding sequence GTGCAGTTGGTAGTCGCGCGGATCGGTCGCGCCCACGGCATCAAGGGCGAGGTCACCGTCGAGGTACGCACGGACGAGCCGGAACTCCGGCTCGGACCCGGTGCGGTACTGGCCACCGAGCCGGCTTCGACGGGACCGCTGACGATCGAGACCGGCCGGGTGCACAGCGGCAGGCTGCTGCTGCGTTTCGAGGGCGTACGGGACCGTACGGCCGCCGAGGCGCTGCGCAATACGCTGCTGATCTCCGAGGTCGACCCGGAGGAGCTCCCGGAGGACCCCGAGGAGTTCTACGACCATCAGCTGATGGACCTGGACGTGGTGCTCGCCGACGGCACCGAGATCGGCCGGATCACCGAGATCACGCACCTGCCGTCCCAGGACCTCTTCATCGTGGAGCGCCCCGACGGCACCGAGGTGATGATCCCGTTCGTCGAGGAGATCGTCTCCGAGATCGACCTGGAGGAGCAGCGCGCGGTGATCACGCCGCCGCCCGGCCTGATCGACGAGAGCGAGGCGGTCGTGGCCTCCTCGCGCGACGAGGAGGCGGCGGAGACCGCCGAGGGCGGGAAGGACGACTGA
- the lepB gene encoding signal peptidase I, protein MSGTGRTDDGRGRLGSKLSGLAVAVGCVLFLGGFAWAAVVYRPYTVPTESMTPTVNAGDRVLAQRVDGSEVRRGDVVVFTDPAWGDMPMVKRVVGIGGDKVACCQKDGRLTINGIPVAEPYLQSTDPASANGFTAEVPKGQLFLLGDDRQVSLDSRVHLEDGGQGSVPRSAVTARVDAVAWPLGSMVERPGAFAALPGGVSSAGPLKLQLAAVIAGVLLILGGSVYGPLAARSSRSKRNSQGKAAAGVH, encoded by the coding sequence ATGAGTGGAACAGGACGTACGGATGACGGCCGCGGCCGGCTCGGCAGCAAGCTGTCGGGGCTGGCGGTGGCCGTCGGCTGTGTGCTCTTCCTCGGCGGCTTCGCCTGGGCCGCCGTGGTGTACCGGCCGTACACGGTGCCGACCGAGTCGATGACCCCGACGGTGAACGCCGGGGACCGGGTCCTGGCGCAACGGGTGGACGGCAGCGAGGTGCGCCGGGGCGATGTCGTGGTCTTCACCGATCCGGCGTGGGGCGACATGCCGATGGTGAAGCGGGTCGTCGGCATCGGCGGCGACAAGGTCGCCTGCTGCCAGAAGGACGGCCGGCTCACGATCAACGGCATACCCGTCGCGGAACCGTATCTGCAGTCGACGGACCCCGCCTCGGCGAACGGCTTCACGGCCGAGGTGCCCAAGGGACAGCTCTTCCTCCTGGGCGACGACCGCCAGGTCTCGCTGGACTCCCGGGTCCATCTGGAGGACGGCGGGCAGGGCTCGGTGCCCCGCAGCGCCGTGACGGCCCGGGTGGACGCCGTGGCCTGGCCGCTGGGCAGCATGGTCGAACGGCCCGGGGCCTTCGCCGCCCTGCCCGGCGGGGTGTCGTCCGCCGGACCGCTCAAGCTCCAGCTCGCAGCGGTGATCGCGGGCGTGCTGCTCATTCTGGGCGGTTCCGTGTACGGACCGCTCGCGGCCCGGTCCTCCCGGTCGAAGCGGAACAGCCAGGGGAAGGCAGCTGCCGGTGTCCACTGA
- the trmD gene encoding tRNA (guanosine(37)-N1)-methyltransferase TrmD, which produces MRLDVVTIFPEYLEPLNVSLVGKARARGRLDVHVHDLREWTYDRHNTVDDTPYGGGPGMVMKTEPWGDALDETLAGGYESGAHSPVLVVPTPSGRPFTQELAVELSERPWLIFAPARYEGIDRRVTEEYATRMPVVEVSIGDYVLAGGEAAVLVITEAVARLLPGVLGNAESHRDDSFAPGAMADLLEGPVYTKPPEWRGRGIPDVLLSGHHGRIARWRRDEAFRRTALNRPDLIERCEAAGFDKKDREMLSILGWSPEPGGRFWRRPAAVEE; this is translated from the coding sequence ATGCGCCTCGACGTCGTCACGATCTTCCCCGAGTACCTCGAACCGCTGAACGTCTCGCTCGTCGGCAAGGCCCGCGCCCGCGGCAGGCTCGACGTGCACGTGCACGATCTGCGGGAGTGGACGTACGACCGCCACAACACGGTCGACGACACCCCCTACGGCGGCGGCCCCGGCATGGTCATGAAGACCGAGCCGTGGGGCGACGCCCTGGACGAGACCCTGGCCGGCGGATACGAGTCCGGTGCGCACTCCCCGGTGCTGGTGGTGCCGACGCCGAGCGGCCGGCCGTTCACCCAGGAGCTCGCCGTCGAGCTGTCCGAGCGGCCCTGGCTGATCTTCGCCCCGGCCCGCTACGAGGGCATCGACCGGCGGGTGACCGAGGAGTACGCCACCCGGATGCCGGTCGTCGAGGTGTCCATCGGCGACTACGTGCTGGCCGGCGGGGAAGCCGCGGTGCTGGTGATCACGGAGGCGGTGGCCCGGCTGCTGCCCGGCGTGCTCGGCAACGCCGAATCGCACCGGGACGACTCCTTCGCCCCCGGCGCGATGGCCGATCTGCTGGAGGGGCCCGTCTACACCAAGCCGCCCGAGTGGCGCGGCCGGGGGATCCCGGACGTGCTGCTCAGCGGCCACCACGGCCGGATCGCGCGCTGGCGCCGGGACGAGGCCTTCCGCCGTACCGCGCTCAACCGGCCGGATCTGATCGAGCGTTGCGAGGCGGCGGGCTTCGACAAGAAGGACCGCGAGATGCTCTCGATCCTCGGCTGGTCACCCGAGCCCGGGGGCCGATTTTGGCGTAGGCCCGCGGCCGTGGAAGAATAG
- the rplS gene encoding 50S ribosomal protein L19, giving the protein MTSLLDGVNAASLRSDLPAFRAGDTVNVHVRVIEGNRSRIQQFKGIVIRRQGAGISETFTVRKVSFSVGVERTFPVHSPIFEKIELVTRGDVRRAKLYFLRELRGKAAKIKEKRDR; this is encoded by the coding sequence ATGACTTCCCTGCTCGATGGCGTCAACGCCGCCTCGCTGCGCAGCGACCTCCCGGCGTTCCGCGCCGGTGACACCGTCAACGTTCACGTCCGCGTGATCGAGGGCAACCGTTCCCGTATCCAGCAGTTCAAGGGCATCGTCATCCGCCGCCAGGGCGCGGGCATCAGCGAGACCTTCACGGTCCGCAAGGTCTCCTTCAGCGTCGGCGTTGAGCGCACCTTCCCGGTGCACAGCCCGATCTTCGAGAAGATCGAGCTCGTCACCCGCGGTGACGTCCGTCGCGCCAAGCTGTACTTCCTCCGTGAGCTGCGCGGCAAGGCCGCGAAGATCAAGGAGAAGCGCGACCGCTGA
- a CDS encoding DUF2469 domain-containing protein: MSAEDLEKYETEMELKLYREYRDVVGLFKYVIETERRFYLTNDYEMQVHSVQGEVFFEVSMADAWVWDMYRPARFVKQVRVLTFKDVNIEELNKSDLELPGG; this comes from the coding sequence ATGAGCGCCGAGGACCTCGAGAAGTACGAGACCGAGATGGAGCTGAAGCTCTACCGGGAGTACCGCGATGTCGTCGGTCTGTTCAAATATGTGATCGAGACCGAACGGCGCTTCTACCTCACCAACGACTACGAGATGCAGGTGCACTCGGTCCAGGGCGAGGTGTTTTTCGAGGTGTCCATGGCGGATGCCTGGGTCTGGGACATGTACAGGCCGGCACGGTTCGTCAAGCAGGTCCGGGTCCTGACGTTCAAGGACGTCAACATCGAGGAGCTCAACAAGAGCGATCTCGAGCTTCCGGGTGGCTGA
- a CDS encoding RNA-binding protein, which translates to MLEEALEHLVKGIVDNPEDVQVASRTLRRGRVLEVRVHPDDLGKVIGRNGRTARALRTVVGAIGGRGIRVDLVDVDQVR; encoded by the coding sequence ATGCTCGAGGAGGCTCTCGAGCACCTCGTGAAAGGCATCGTCGACAACCCCGAGGACGTGCAGGTCGCCTCGCGCACCCTGCGTCGCGGCCGTGTGCTCGAGGTCCGGGTCCACCCCGATGACCTCGGCAAGGTGATCGGCCGCAACGGCCGCACCGCACGCGCGCTGCGTACCGTCGTCGGAGCCATCGGCGGCCGTGGTATCCGCGTCGACCTCGTCGATGTGGATCAGGTTCGCTGA
- the lepB gene encoding signal peptidase I yields the protein MDTEAGTTERDRSSAAPTGPEEGSRFSRITHRFGASMSWRRTVALGAVCSVFVLLFSIFVVQPFLIPSGSMESTLRVGDRVLVNKLAYRFGSEPRRGDVVVFDGTGSFMQEAPAVNPVTGLLHGAAASLGLVEPAETDFVKRVVGVGGDRVVCCDKQGRIQVNGRPLDEGYLFAGDAPSRAPFDIVVPDGTLWMMGDHRSRSRDSRDHLGEPGGGMVPVDKVIGRVDWIGWPLGRVASLPATAAFDGVPAPGATHG from the coding sequence ATGGACACGGAAGCAGGCACCACGGAGCGCGACCGCTCCTCCGCAGCCCCCACGGGGCCGGAGGAGGGGTCGCGCTTTTCGCGTATCACGCACCGTTTCGGCGCCTCGATGTCATGGCGGCGCACGGTCGCGCTCGGCGCCGTCTGCTCGGTCTTCGTCCTGCTCTTCAGCATCTTCGTGGTGCAGCCCTTCCTGATCCCCAGCGGCTCGATGGAGTCCACGCTGCGGGTCGGGGACCGGGTGCTGGTCAACAAACTGGCGTACCGTTTCGGCTCCGAACCCCGCCGCGGGGACGTGGTGGTCTTCGACGGCACCGGCTCGTTCATGCAGGAGGCGCCGGCGGTGAACCCCGTCACCGGGCTGCTGCACGGTGCGGCGGCTTCGCTGGGGCTCGTGGAACCCGCCGAGACCGACTTCGTGAAACGGGTGGTGGGTGTGGGGGGCGACCGGGTGGTCTGCTGCGACAAGCAGGGGAGGATCCAGGTGAACGGCCGGCCACTGGACGAGGGCTACCTGTTCGCGGGTGACGCGCCTTCCAGGGCCCCGTTCGACATCGTCGTGCCGGACGGCACGCTCTGGATGATGGGCGATCACCGCAGCCGCTCCCGGGACTCCCGCGACCACCTGGGCGAACCGGGCGGCGGCATGGTGCCCGTCGACAAGGTGATCGGCCGGGTCGACTGGATCGGCTGGCCGCTGGGGCGAGTGGCCTCGCTCCCGGCCACCGCGGCCTTCGACGGCGTGCCGGCGCCGGGGGCGACGCATGGGTAA